In Lolium rigidum isolate FL_2022 chromosome 3, APGP_CSIRO_Lrig_0.1, whole genome shotgun sequence, the genomic window GTGTCGACTCCAATGTTAGCGGAGGCCATAGCTCTAAGGGAGGGGCTGGAATTGGCGTCTCGACTGAACTTATCTAGGGCCCAAGCGGAATCAGATTCCTCTGATGTTATCAATGCTTGCAATGGAGATGAAAGGTGGTGGAGTGAAGCGTCGGCTGTCTTTGCAGATTGCATGGACTCGGTTGCTACAATTGGTGAGGTCTCTTTTAATTTCTGTCTAAGGAAAGCAAATAAAGTAGCTCATGAGTTAGCAAGGTTTGGTTTTGAGAATAGTTTATCTTGTAATTCGGTCAATGAACCCCCTAGATTTTTGCTCGATTCGTTGATAAACGATGTAACGGTAAAATGATCAAggcagcaagtttcagacgcactcttttccttaccagggtacctaaggggattggaaggtttttaatgaggcggcttgctcgcCTAATATATTtagttatttcaaaaaaaaatgttagagcatctccactcggctCCCCTATATGGGCTCCGGCGCAGCCGTTTTCAGGCCCATATGGGAGGGCGCCGGCGGTAACACTAAAATAGGGGCCGGACAGCTGCCAGTCGTGGCCCCTatacaaaaaaattaatttttttaaaacataaCAAAATTCGACGAAAAAGTAAATACATTGATAGTTCGGTCATATTTAGCTCATATTTGTACAAATTTTAAAACATATAGATAAAAAACTAGCTACTACCGCCGCTGTTGCCGCGTCCTAGCCCTAGGCGGCAGTACATCGCCGCCGCGtagtcctcgccgtcgtcgaggtcctcctccttcgtctccggcAGGTAGCTGTGGCAGCCATGGTCGGCGTCACCGCACCTCCCGCGCGACCTGCTGGACGAGAcaacctcgtcgtcatcgtcgaggTTGATGAGGAGGCCGTGGCGTCGGCGGCGGTTCTCCTCCTCGCGGCGGTACTCCGCCGCGCTCCACGCTTCGGGAACGCATCTGTCGCCGCGAAGGACTCTAGCTAGGCTTTTTCCCAGGGAACTCCTCCGGGTCGTCCTCCGCCTTGACGATGGAGACCGCCGCCTTGTACTCCGGCGGTGGCGTCCACTCGCGCTGGCGCGACGGAGAGGGGCCGCGGATGACATGGGCGCCGTGAGAAGCATGGCGGCggctgcgagagagagagagagcaacctccaccggctcgtccttcaccgtcgCCAAGAACATTGGCGACGATGTGTTGTAGGGCGAGTACCTTGACGACGACCCGCGCGCCGAGGACCcgtgcgaggaggaggaggaggagtgcgacgATAAGAACGATCGGCGCCGCCCACTGGCCGCCGTTGCCCCGGCGCCGCCAGCTGCGGGTGTCGTGGTGGCATCTGCAGTGGCGGGTTGTTCCCATCAGCGATGTAGTGAAGGACCCACGCGAGGGTCCTCCCGGGCGCGCtgcaccaccgccgccgtccaACGATGTTGTAGTTGGACGACGCGTTGCCGTTGCCGTCGTAGGTGGCGAGGTGGTCTACGCGCTGCCGGACAAAGAAAACGTCCCACGTGTCGTCGTTGTCCGGCGACCACTGGGGGTTGTTGCGCTCCTTCGCGGTGAGGTGGTCCCAAAAATGATAGTAAATGGCGATCGTCCGCTCGGTCGCCGTCGACGCGGGGGGAATCGGCAGACCGCCGCGGCTGAGCGCCCACCCCCCAAAAAGCGCATGTCCGGTGGGACGGGTAGCGCGCGTCTCAGAGGGCGCGCGCCTCGGTGATGTGGAGGGAGCGCCGGCCAAAGCCGTTGGCAGCGGCGCCTTCCCTCTCTCGGTCTTGGTGGTCCATGGTGGCTAGGGGCGCTGGAGGAggatgacatggtggaggtttggAGATTTGGAGAGGAGAGGCGAGGTGGAATGCGCGGCGAGGGAGCCGCCCGACAGTTTATATAGCGCCGAGGAAGCCGGCTGGTGGGCATTAACGCCGCCGCTAAATATGAGCAGGCGGCGTTGAGACGAGCAGGCGCATTAGCGCCGACGCGACTCTGCGGGCACAGAAGGCGATGGGGAAGACGACCCCGCCGACGCTGACGGGGCGGGTCCACGTCCATGCAGGCGTTTTCCGCGGCTTCTTCCCGCGTCTTTCCCGCCAACACGCGGCGCGCCGACGCCCCCGCTAGACTCCCTTTCTACTGGGTTCGGCCTGAAAACGCCAGATGCAAAGTTGGGCCACACAAGCTAAAAAACAGTTTTAGGGGGCTGGACTAGAATTTAGACGCCCACATTACCCAAAAGGCTTTGGAGAGGGCGAGTGGAGATACTCTCACTCGTTGAAAAACCGGAGTACATCACGTCCCTCACTTTACTGGAGAGGGTCACATCACATGTAATAACACCCAAAATGCCACCGCTGTTAGAAACATTGGATATTCGTGGATGCCTTTTGTTTTAGTTTCACAGAAACCAAATTGTGGATTTATTTTTTGAGAGCCTTTCTTGATTTGAGTAAACAGATTTTTGATTTTAAATGCAGTCCACTCAACAGAACGTGTCATTAGCCCACGAACCTGTTTGTGCTGGAAATTTTCGCTACCGAAAGAAAAGCCCAAGCTAAACTTCTTATAGGAAAGAAGGCCCGATGCAACCAAGTGAATAACACAGGCCCAGTAAAAAGAAGCCCAAGTACCCACGCGGCCCCTTCCACCGAAACCCTAATTCGCGAGATCAAACAGATCCGACTCCTCCGCATCCGATCCAACGGCCAGAACACCCTGACCGCCCACTATAAACCCAACCTCCCCCACGCCATCTTCCTTTCCCTCCTCCCAGCCACCGCCGCCGAAACCCCAAACCGAAGAACTCCCAACCCCGGCCGCCGCCATGACGACGAGCATGAAGAAGAACCGCAAGAAGCGCGGCCACGTCTCCGCCGGGCACGGGCGTGTCGGCAAGCACCGCAAGCATCCCGGAGGTCGCGGTAACGCCGGTGGCATGCACCACCACCGCATCCTCTTCGACAAGTACCACCCGGGCTACTTCGGCAAGGTCGGCATGCGCTACTTCCACAAGCTCAGCAACAGGTTCCACTGCCCCACCGTCAACGTCGACCGCCTCTGGTCCATGGTGCCCGCCGACAAGGCCGCCGaggccgccgccacccccggcaaGGCCCCCGTCATCGACGTCTCGCAGTTCGGCTACTTCAAGATCCTCGGCAAGGGCATGCTCCCGCCCAACACGCCCATCGTCGTCAAGGCCAAGCTCATCTCCAAGATCGCCGagaagaagatcaaggccgcggGCGGCGCCGTCTTGCTCACCGCCTAGGTACGTAAGGGCCGGCGGACGCAGGGAGGAGAGCAGATTGGACTAGTTTCTTAATCCTTGTGTTGAAAACCTCGATTTAGCTCTACTTTTTTTTGTTAAGAACATTGCTGTATGGTATGGCTACTTGGAACCTGTGCTGTCTTATCAGATGTTTTGGATTCAGTTATCGTGCCGGTTTATATCAGATATATGTGCCTTCTTATATTGACTGCAGCTCACTTTCAGTACTGATACCATCGTTGCATCTCTCAGTGCAGTAGCGCACCTTGTGTGCATAGGAAACCAAGTTTGTGATTAGGTTCTGCTCTAATCTAGAGCATGTTGCAAACCAAGTTTGTGAATAGGTTCTGCTCTAATCTAGAGTATGTTGTGTTCTTAGGTTTCGTTTTGCTTGCCGAATGTTGAGTTGTGTGCCTGGGAGGAAGATTCAGTTGATTAGTTCCTTGTTTACTATTGTGTGGTCTTTAGTCTGAGTATCCATTTTAGTATAGTGTAGTTTGATCAACCTTGGGAGGAAGATTATCAGTCGAATAGTTCCTTGTTTACTATTGTCTGGTCTATGATTGAATTTAACTACATTAGGTGTCCAGACTACAGAGGAGTTTTGTGTCGTTGCTGCCTAACACTGCTACTTGTGTCTTTGCTTACTGTGATTATATGTTTTGTTCAGTAGTAATGGCTCTGATATTTTGTTGATCTGTACAGTTTATCCATTCAATGTGTCATTTCTGTAGTGTATCTTCCATTGCTTTGAGTTACTTGCGAGAACTAGCATTCTTAAGGCCCATTTTCATTTGTTGATCGCTATTATACTTTGCCTGATGAGAATGTGGTTTATGTGCCGATGGTATGTAAAATCTCATCGTTTGTGTTCAATGTCGAAATATGGTTTGCGGCTTAAATTTGTGGTTACCTTGTAAAATGTAGTATCTGGCAACTTTGGTTTTTCCATTGTATGTTCGGTCACAATTCATTTCTGGGATGCTATGTACTATTTCTGTCTCGAATGTAAAGTTTTAGCCAACACCAGTTATTAAAAATTCCTGCCACCTTACATCATTCTCGTAATTTGGTCAATAGGCACAAGGCTACAGATTCCTGTAACCTTTCTGAAGAAACGCAGACATTATTTTGTAAATACCGCGTACTCACTCCGTACTGTTTATTAGACAAACATGTAGTTCAAGGAAAAAAAATTGACCATAAATCTGGTTTATACCCTCACGTCTTAGATTTGGAAGCAAGTTTTCATCACTTTATAC contains:
- the LOC124698567 gene encoding 60S ribosomal protein L27a-3-like, with translation MTTSMKKNRKKRGHVSAGHGRVGKHRKHPGGRGNAGGMHHHRILFDKYHPGYFGKVGMRYFHKLSNRFHCPTVNVDRLWSMVPADKAAEAAATPGKAPVIDVSQFGYFKILGKGMLPPNTPIVVKAKLISKIAEKKIKAAGGAVLLTA